In Ferroplasma sp., a single window of DNA contains:
- a CDS encoding site-specific integrase, producing MTFVAKYKHLLENEEISRWFGNLNAKSYLTATVYLRGLGYYCELTGATPDTIIQDAKSGKLRNDFMDFVRKMESEGKAGSYISRYKKVLRSWLGFNGLDFKLNVNIAYENRSPRVEGERIPEKSELAKMLRKGSGRAKVAISLLAFSGLRPETLGNAEGKDGLKLSDFPEMKIENGKVEFEKIPTMVNVRYTLSKARHTYFSFLGQEGTKYLKEYLEVRIREGDNLKADTPLFKLDSQGRISHEYIRTLLATRDIRKAITESGFSWRPYVLRAYFATALDNAENKGIISHPWRMFLMGHTGDIEARYSTNKRLPPDMIEEMRSAYLKCSKFFETEEKGIKEEDYQKILRDAAIDTLTGALGVTLDEDQKEELRNLDSAEYQKRLGEIFKTKKADILNNGNSQKVIPFKDVETYIERGWEYVRDFPGSKAIVKLPQ from the coding sequence ATGACTTTCGTAGCGAAATACAAGCATTTGTTAGAGAATGAGGAAATAAGCCGGTGGTTTGGGAACCTCAATGCTAAATCATATCTTACGGCAACTGTTTACCTCAGAGGGCTTGGCTATTATTGTGAGCTTACAGGGGCTACTCCAGATACTATTATTCAGGATGCGAAGTCCGGGAAATTGAGAAATGACTTTATGGATTTTGTCAGGAAAATGGAAAGTGAAGGAAAGGCAGGTTCATATATTTCCCGATACAAAAAGGTTTTACGTTCTTGGTTAGGATTCAACGGACTGGACTTCAAGCTTAATGTCAACATTGCCTATGAGAACAGATCTCCGAGAGTGGAAGGGGAGAGGATACCGGAAAAGTCTGAACTTGCAAAAATGCTGAGGAAAGGTTCAGGAAGGGCAAAAGTGGCAATTTCATTGTTAGCATTCAGTGGTTTGAGGCCCGAAACCCTTGGAAATGCAGAAGGCAAAGATGGTTTGAAACTATCAGACTTCCCGGAAATGAAGATAGAAAATGGCAAAGTGGAATTTGAAAAAATTCCCACTATGGTTAATGTGAGATACACACTGAGCAAGGCAAGGCATACCTATTTTTCATTTCTGGGGCAAGAAGGAACGAAATACCTGAAAGAATACCTTGAAGTAAGGATAAGGGAAGGAGATAACCTGAAAGCAGACACTCCTCTATTCAAATTAGACTCACAGGGACGTATTAGCCATGAATACATAAGAACGCTACTCGCAACAAGGGATATCAGAAAAGCTATCACCGAATCCGGTTTTTCATGGAGACCTTACGTTTTGAGGGCTTATTTTGCCACCGCTCTCGATAATGCTGAAAATAAGGGAATTATTTCCCATCCCTGGAGAATGTTTCTAATGGGTCATACCGGTGATATTGAGGCCCGTTATTCTACCAATAAGAGGCTTCCGCCGGATATGATTGAAGAAATGAGATCCGCATACCTGAAGTGTTCCAAGTTCTTTGAGACTGAGGAGAAGGGCATAAAAGAAGAGGACTATCAAAAAATACTAAGGGATGCTGCCATCGATACACTTACCGGTGCATTAGGCGTTACCCTGGATGAAGACCAGAAAGAGGAGCTCCGGAATCTTGACAGTGCTGAATATCAGAAAAGGCTTGGGGAAATATTCAAAACCAAGAAGGCTGACATCCTGAACAATGGGAATTCTCAAAAAGTGATACCTTTCAAGGACGTGGAAACATACATTGAACGGGGATGGGAATATGTGAGGGACTTTCCGGGAAGCAAGGCTATAGTGAAGCTCCCCCAATAG
- a CDS encoding site-specific DNA-methyltransferase, with protein sequence MEKDEKYVELLWYDKYKKMNLSNRLPIDYPNLPFQVIETVNKPRPKGGLNNSLFPEDKWPDRYPIDWKNKLIWGDNKLVMSSLLKQGWAGKINLIYIDPPFYTGADFSYTTQVNDDTEVEKEPSVIEQRAYRDTWSGGISSYLKYMYERLSIMRDLLADNGSIYIHLDWRVSHYVKIICDEIFGINFMADIVWHYHTGGVSKLNWGRKHDTILFYVKNKDSDFTFNLIKEKRYYEKPFFNSTEGYQTDENGKIYVMAHPDDVWDIPAVLNVSSQFIGYPTQKPEALLERVIKASSNKGDIVADFFCGSGTTLAVAEKLGRRWIGSDLSKYAIQVSRKRLLDIHNSKNLTNEEVNKYGKPARPFEIHNIGNYEMAYWKENPTDYIEFMIKLYKSKRENGYKYIHASIGNRAVHIGPINAPVSMDEIGNFVSECISSGFNKADVLGWEWNYEVNELAKKVAEGDGVELNLIQIPNVNELKSALADTKIDLKLLKIPDQVIEKNLIPTVKFNPLAYLEVSKKIKGKEIILKIEDFQISETPDISDIIETIKDSRQLIDYWAIDWDYKSDTFHNQWQSYRTKKDLKVEYEAKHNYENNGEYTIMVKVVDVFGNDTNKVLKVEI encoded by the coding sequence ATGGAAAAAGATGAAAAATATGTGGAACTCCTTTGGTACGATAAATATAAAAAAATGAATTTAAGTAATAGGTTACCTATTGATTATCCCAACTTACCGTTTCAGGTCATAGAGACCGTTAATAAGCCTCGTCCCAAAGGCGGTTTAAACAATTCCCTTTTCCCGGAAGATAAATGGCCAGATAGATATCCAATTGATTGGAAGAATAAGCTTATTTGGGGCGATAACAAACTGGTAATGTCATCGCTTTTAAAACAGGGTTGGGCAGGGAAAATAAATCTAATATACATTGACCCTCCATTTTATACCGGAGCCGACTTTTCATATACCACACAGGTTAATGACGATACAGAAGTAGAGAAGGAACCATCAGTAATAGAGCAGAGAGCCTATAGAGATACTTGGAGTGGTGGTATATCTTCATATCTTAAGTATATGTATGAGAGATTATCAATAATGAGAGATCTATTAGCCGATAATGGCTCGATTTACATTCATTTGGATTGGCGTGTGAGCCATTATGTAAAAATTATATGTGACGAAATTTTTGGTATCAACTTTATGGCTGATATAGTATGGCATTATCATACTGGTGGTGTAAGCAAGCTAAATTGGGGAAGAAAACATGATACCATACTGTTTTATGTAAAGAATAAGGATTCCGACTTCACATTTAACCTAATTAAGGAGAAGCGATATTATGAAAAACCCTTTTTTAACTCCACAGAGGGATACCAAACAGATGAGAATGGAAAAATATACGTCATGGCACATCCTGATGATGTGTGGGATATCCCTGCCGTGCTAAACGTATCAAGCCAATTTATAGGATACCCCACTCAGAAACCTGAAGCACTGCTTGAGCGCGTAATAAAGGCATCAAGCAATAAAGGAGACATTGTTGCCGACTTCTTCTGCGGTTCCGGTACAACATTGGCCGTGGCAGAGAAATTAGGTAGAAGATGGATCGGTTCTGATTTGTCCAAATATGCAATTCAAGTTAGTAGGAAGAGATTGCTAGATATCCATAACTCCAAGAATTTAACTAATGAAGAAGTTAATAAATATGGAAAACCTGCAAGACCATTTGAAATACATAATATAGGAAATTACGAAATGGCGTATTGGAAGGAAAACCCAACAGACTACATCGAATTTATGATTAAATTATATAAATCCAAACGGGAAAATGGGTACAAATATATACATGCATCAATTGGTAACAGAGCAGTGCACATAGGTCCAATCAACGCACCCGTTTCCATGGATGAGATTGGAAATTTTGTATCTGAATGCATCTCCAGTGGATTTAACAAGGCAGATGTTCTTGGATGGGAGTGGAATTACGAAGTAAATGAACTTGCAAAAAAGGTTGCAGAAGGAGATGGTGTGGAACTTAACCTAATTCAAATACCAAACGTAAATGAGCTAAAGTCTGCACTTGCAGATACAAAAATAGATTTAAAATTGTTAAAAATTCCAGACCAAGTGATAGAGAAAAATCTGATTCCAACAGTTAAATTTAACCCGCTTGCATATCTCGAGGTCTCTAAGAAAATAAAGGGGAAAGAAATAATTTTGAAAATTGAGGATTTTCAAATTTCAGAAACGCCTGACATTTCTGATATAATTGAAACGATAAAGGACTCAAGGCAGTTAATTGATTATTGGGCTATCGATTGGGATTATAAAAGCGATACTTTTCATAATCAATGGCAGAGCTATAGAACTAAAAAAGATTTAAAAGTAGAGTACGAAGCCAAACATAATTACGAAAATAATGGAGAATATACAATAATGGTAAAAGTTGTTGATGTTTTTGGAAACGATACCAATAAGGTGCTGAAGGTGGAGATATGA
- a CDS encoding DEAD/DEAH box helicase family protein: MNPADILIPEDRDKSKCYLVNKLRLAIHQWRTTGYPGTTNTTKRLLNYWFNEDHIINNEKFEFWYAQRESIETLIYIYEVMKKKSFIDLAREFGDGPIRFYDPETDLYPLYGFKMATGSGKTYVMALTIIWQYLNYQLEDRNNYTSKFLIIAGEKNIIYDRLKRDYQDGKIFTAIPLIPPELYDSFNLKVILKEDPFYTVPDSVLFLTNIQQLQEKSNRKKESEKFVDDVLDLKEVDRTNISQENRILEVLEKIPNIMILKDEAHHIYNYEKKWKNILVELHRHLESTFGKGIITELDFSATPKSENGALFPWLIVDFTLKEAIDMNIVKRPLKGIVDNATEISSENIVERYKAWIEAGIRRWQEYKNALSKLSKKPIIFFQCPSNKEADELKGYLSSLPGLKDKILLIHTDSTGEVVKSDIENARKSAQNIDSNANRFEVIVSTMMLNEGWDVRNVNVIVGLRSYTSERNVLPEQVIGRGLRKMFPDQNADVNQSLDVLEVIGPPGLMQIIEELEKEENMNFGKVNVDTPLNITTIYVDMDKISQDIEIPVLTNRIIIREFQIDEAVIDKIKALSLPLENKVLKTTYKAYDMITNVVAVERVWDLPVPKDTKSVIAYYTDIILKQLKLPNMFSDFYPFIKSYVETKLFDQQVDLNDPRVLYQLSTPEIQQKLVDLFVSSLKDLSFTEREPNIYDYIKISSTQPFTWTKQVYSSSKCIFNYVPCDNDLEVNFSKFLHSANDVISFCKIVRQIHFFVEYRDSAGDLRVYNPDFIAITKDTNFVLETKGREDVDVKFKDKRIVAWCRDASNITGKSWKYVRINEEDFNKYHFDNLKDLIKALVG; this comes from the coding sequence ATGAATCCAGCAGATATTTTAATACCTGAAGATAGGGATAAAAGTAAGTGTTATTTGGTTAACAAATTAAGACTGGCTATTCACCAGTGGAGAACCACGGGTTATCCAGGCACAACAAATACTACTAAGAGGCTTCTAAACTATTGGTTCAACGAAGATCATATTATCAACAACGAAAAATTTGAATTCTGGTATGCGCAAAGGGAATCTATTGAGACCTTAATCTACATCTATGAAGTTATGAAAAAGAAATCTTTCATAGATTTAGCTAGAGAATTTGGAGATGGTCCCATAAGATTTTATGATCCTGAGACAGACCTGTATCCCTTGTATGGCTTTAAAATGGCTACTGGCTCCGGTAAAACCTATGTTATGGCTTTAACAATAATATGGCAGTATTTAAATTATCAGTTAGAAGACAGAAATAATTACACTTCTAAATTTCTTATTATAGCAGGTGAAAAAAATATAATATATGATAGGCTGAAAAGAGATTATCAGGATGGTAAAATATTCACAGCAATCCCCTTAATTCCACCTGAATTGTATGATTCTTTCAATCTTAAAGTTATACTTAAGGAGGACCCATTCTACACAGTACCTGATTCTGTGTTGTTCCTGACTAATATACAGCAACTTCAAGAAAAATCTAATAGAAAAAAAGAATCTGAGAAATTTGTGGACGATGTATTAGACCTGAAAGAAGTTGACCGTACAAATATATCGCAGGAAAACAGAATACTAGAAGTCCTTGAAAAAATACCGAATATAATGATACTTAAGGATGAAGCACATCACATATACAACTATGAAAAAAAGTGGAAGAACATTTTAGTTGAACTCCATAGGCATTTAGAATCCACCTTTGGAAAAGGAATAATAACTGAATTAGACTTTTCCGCCACACCAAAATCAGAAAATGGTGCCCTTTTCCCATGGTTAATTGTTGATTTTACACTAAAAGAAGCCATAGATATGAATATCGTTAAAAGACCGCTAAAGGGTATTGTTGATAATGCAACAGAAATCTCATCGGAAAATATAGTAGAGAGATACAAAGCCTGGATAGAAGCGGGAATAAGAAGATGGCAGGAGTATAAGAATGCTTTATCTAAGTTATCAAAGAAACCTATAATATTTTTCCAATGCCCAAGCAATAAAGAAGCGGATGAGTTAAAGGGTTACCTTAGTTCGCTTCCCGGTTTAAAGGATAAAATTCTGCTTATACATACAGACAGTACAGGGGAGGTTGTTAAATCTGATATAGAAAATGCAAGAAAATCAGCCCAGAATATAGATAGTAATGCAAATAGATTCGAAGTAATTGTTAGCACTATGATGTTAAATGAAGGATGGGATGTCAGGAACGTCAACGTTATTGTAGGATTGAGATCCTATACTTCCGAAAGGAATGTGCTTCCTGAACAGGTTATTGGAAGAGGACTCAGAAAGATGTTTCCGGATCAGAATGCAGATGTAAACCAATCACTTGACGTTCTAGAGGTTATTGGTCCACCTGGGTTGATGCAGATAATAGAGGAACTTGAAAAAGAGGAAAACATGAACTTTGGAAAGGTTAACGTTGATACTCCCCTAAACATAACTACAATTTATGTTGACATGGACAAAATATCCCAAGATATAGAAATACCGGTCTTGACTAACAGAATTATAATAAGGGAATTTCAAATTGATGAAGCTGTTATTGACAAAATTAAGGCTCTATCACTACCCCTAGAAAACAAGGTACTTAAGACAACATACAAAGCTTATGATATGATTACAAATGTAGTGGCGGTAGAAAGAGTTTGGGACCTTCCAGTCCCTAAAGATACTAAGAGCGTTATTGCTTACTATACTGATATAATACTGAAACAACTTAAACTGCCAAATATGTTCTCAGACTTCTATCCATTTATAAAATCATATGTTGAAACAAAACTCTTTGACCAGCAAGTCGATTTAAACGATCCCCGTGTATTATATCAATTAAGCACTCCCGAAATACAGCAAAAACTTGTAGATTTGTTTGTAAGCAGCTTGAAAGACTTATCATTTACTGAAAGAGAGCCTAATATTTATGATTACATAAAGATATCCAGCACACAACCATTTACTTGGACAAAGCAGGTTTATTCTTCATCTAAGTGTATTTTTAACTATGTTCCATGCGATAATGATTTAGAGGTGAATTTTTCAAAATTTTTACATTCTGCCAATGATGTAATTTCTTTCTGTAAAATTGTTCGACAAATACATTTTTTTGTTGAATACAGAGATTCAGCTGGCGATCTTAGAGTTTACAATCCAGACTTTATAGCTATCACCAAAGATACAAATTTTGTGCTAGAAACAAAAGGAAGGGAAGATGTGGATGTCAAATTCAAAGATAAGAGAATAGTTGCATGGTGTAGAGATGCTTCCAATATTACGGGCAAATCCTGGAAATATGTAAGAATTAATGAAGAAGACTTTAACAAGTACCATTTCGATAATTTGAAAGATTTGATTAAGGCTTTAGTTGGTTAA